One window from the genome of Musa acuminata AAA Group cultivar baxijiao unplaced genomic scaffold, Cavendish_Baxijiao_AAA HiC_scaffold_148, whole genome shotgun sequence encodes:
- the LOC135656184 gene encoding ribulose bisphosphate carboxylase large chain: protein MSCREGLMSPQTETKASVGFKAGVKDYKLNYYTPDYEVKDTDILAAFRVTPQPGVPPEEAGAAVAAESSTGTWTTVWTDGLTSLDRYKGRCYHIEAVVGEENQYIAYVAYPLDLFEEGSVTNMFTSIVGNVFGFKALRALRLEDLRIPTSYSKTFQGPPHGIQVERDKLNKYGRPLLGCTIKPKLGLSAKNYGRAVYECLRGGLDFTKDDENVNSQPFMRWRDRFLFCTEALFKAQAETGEIKGHYLNATAGTCEEMMKRAICARELGVPIVMHDYLTGGFTANTSLAHYCRDNGLLLHIHRAMHAVIDRQKNHGMHFRVLAKALRMSGGDHIHAGTVVGKLEGEREMTLGFVDLLRDDYIEKDRSRGIFFTQDWVSMPGVLPVASGGIHVWHMPALTEIFGDDSVLQFGGGTLGHPWGNAPGAVANRVALEACVQARNEGRDLAREGNEIIREASKWSPELAAACEVWKEIKFEFEPVDKLDKEKK from the coding sequence ATGAGTTGTAGGGAGGGACTTATGTCACCACAAACAGAGACTAAAGCAAGTGTTGGATTTAAAGCTGGTGTTAAAGATTACAAATTGAATTATTATACTCCTGACTACGAAGTCAAAGATACTGATATCTTGGCAGCATTCCGAGTAACTCCTCAACCTGGAGTTCCGCCCGAAGAAGCAGGGGCTGCGGTAGCTGCCGAATCTTCTACTGGTACATGGACAACTGTGTGGACTGATGGACTTACCAGTCTTGATCGTTACAAAGGGCGATGCTACCACATCGAGGCCGTTGTTGGGGAGGAAAATCAATATATTGCTTATGTAGCTTATCCTTTAGACCTTTTTGAAGAAGGTTCTGTTACTAACATGTTTACTTCCATTGTGGGTAATGTATTTGGTTTCAAAGCCTTACGAGCTCTACGTCTGGAGGATCTGCGAATTCCCACTTCTTATTCCAAAACTTTCCAAGGCCCGCCTCACGGCATTCAGGTTGAAAGAGATAAGTTGAACAAGTATGGTCGTCCCCTATTGGGATGCACTATTAAACCAAAATTGGGATTATCTGCAAAAAACTACGGTAGAGCGGTTTATGAATGTCTACGTGGTGGACTTGATTTTACCAAAGATGATGAAAACGTAAACTCACAACCATTTATGCGTTGGAGAGATCGTTTCTTATTTTGCACCGAAGCACTTTTTAAAGCGCAGGCCGAAACAGGTGAAATCAAAGGACATTACTTGAATGCTACTGCGGGTACatgtgaagaaatgatgaaaagggCCATATGTGCCAGAGAATTAGGAGTTCCTATCGTAATGCATGACTACTTAACTGGTGGATTCACTGCAAATACTAGCTTGGCTCATTATTGCCGTGACAACGGCCTACTTCTTCACATCCATCGCGCAATGCATGCAGTTATTGATAGACAGAAAAATCATGGTATGCATTTCCGTGTACTAGCTAAAGCATTACGTATGTCTGGTGGAGATCATATTCACGCCGGTACAGTAGTAGGTAAACTGGAAGGGGAACGTGAGATGACTTTAGGTTTCGTTGATTTATTACGTGATGATTATATCGAAAAAGACCGAAGTCGCGGTATTTTCTTCACTCAAGATTGGGTCTCTATGCCAGGTGTTCTGCCCGTGGCTTCAGGGGGTATTCATGTTTGGCATATGCCTGCTCTGACCGAAATCTTTGGGGATGATTCCGTACTACAGTTTGGCGGAGGAACTTTAGGACACCCTTGGGGAAATGCACCTGGTGCAGTAGCTAATAGGGTGGCTTTAGAGGCGTGTGTACAAGCTCGTAATGAGGGACGTGATCTTGCTCGTGAAGGTAATGAAATTATCCGTGAAGCTAGCAAATGGAGCCCTGAACTAGCCGCTGCTTGTGAAGTATGGAAAGAGATCAAATTCGAATTCGAACCAGTAGATAAGCTagataaagagaaaaagtaa